One segment of Niabella beijingensis DNA contains the following:
- a CDS encoding DUF6686 family protein, with product MCSFKTLYYAEDGYLIVCNECRHFQLAFQTTLLTMTAQDLQVFHTLVKENREYNADINSGRKNIYIPTPLEGYGMILNRKELEELFQLLETAEVNFKAECLLELFHTTG from the coding sequence ATGTGCAGCTTTAAAACACTCTATTATGCTGAAGACGGCTACCTCATTGTTTGCAACGAATGCCGCCATTTTCAGCTGGCTTTTCAAACCACCCTCCTGACTATGACGGCACAGGATCTGCAGGTCTTTCATACCCTTGTTAAAGAAAACAGGGAATACAATGCAGACATAAACAGCGGAAGGAAAAACATCTATATCCCAACGCCGCTAGAAGGTTATGGAATGATCCTGAACCGGAAAGAACTGGAGGAGCTTTTTCAGCTGCTGGAAACAGCAGAAGTCAACTTCAAAGCAGAATGCCTGCTGGAACTGTTTCACACAACAGGCTGA
- a CDS encoding trans-sulfuration enzyme family protein, with protein sequence MNTEPLPRFEDVYSAAIHGVSDEGSLHSHAIPIYATSTFVFDSAEQGMNRFAGSEPGYIYSRFANPTTAAAERLIASLEAFGLNDAHSSPLQLKALLHASGQGALSTLCFSLLNNGDQVLTNTALYGGTHEFFAYLLPKSGIQTHFTDLSDLHAVDQALKQHPAIKLIHIETPTNPLMGCTDIEAICKLAATYGIKVSIDNTFATPYLQQPFAFGVDFVYHSTTKFLNGHGTAIGGVLLGKDLDFMNTTATKTFKLLGANSNAFDAFLLINGIKTLPLRMQRHSANAQQVAAWLDEHPAVAKVNYNGLSTHPDHALSARQMRAPGAVLSFELKGGLEAGKHFINRLRMCTRAVSLGTVDTLISHPASMSHAIMKPEERLKAGITDGLIRMSVGIEAVEDILADLKQALSDGSR encoded by the coding sequence ATGAATACTGAACCCTTACCCCGTTTTGAAGATGTTTATTCCGCAGCCATTCATGGTGTTTCTGATGAAGGCAGCCTTCACAGCCATGCCATACCCATTTATGCCACATCCACCTTTGTATTCGACAGTGCCGAGCAGGGTATGAACCGTTTTGCCGGCAGTGAACCCGGCTATATTTATTCCCGGTTTGCCAACCCAACCACGGCTGCTGCTGAAAGGCTGATCGCATCCCTTGAGGCATTTGGATTAAACGATGCGCATAGCAGCCCCCTGCAATTAAAGGCCCTGCTGCACGCCAGTGGTCAGGGAGCGCTTTCAACACTTTGCTTCTCTTTATTGAACAACGGCGACCAGGTGCTTACCAATACTGCCCTGTACGGCGGCACTCATGAATTCTTCGCCTACCTGCTCCCGAAATCCGGGATACAAACCCATTTTACCGACCTTTCCGATCTGCATGCGGTGGACCAGGCACTGAAACAGCATCCGGCCATCAAACTGATCCATATCGAGACCCCCACCAACCCGTTAATGGGATGTACGGATATAGAAGCCATCTGCAAACTGGCCGCCACTTACGGAATCAAGGTAAGTATCGACAACACATTTGCCACACCGTACCTGCAACAGCCCTTTGCTTTTGGGGTCGACTTTGTTTACCACTCCACCACCAAGTTCCTGAACGGGCACGGGACGGCCATCGGAGGGGTATTACTGGGGAAGGATCTGGATTTTATGAACACCACGGCTACAAAAACCTTCAAACTTCTCGGGGCTAACAGTAATGCGTTTGATGCATTTTTGCTCATCAATGGTATCAAAACATTGCCGCTCCGTATGCAGCGCCACAGCGCCAATGCACAACAGGTGGCAGCATGGCTGGACGAGCATCCCGCGGTTGCAAAAGTAAATTACAACGGCCTAAGCACACATCCGGACCATGCCTTAAGCGCCCGCCAGATGCGCGCTCCGGGCGCAGTACTGAGTTTTGAACTCAAAGGCGGCCTCGAAGCAGGAAAACATTTTATCAACCGGCTGCGTATGTGTACCCGGGCCGTTTCATTGGGTACTGTAGATACGCTGATCTCCCACCCCGCATCCATGTCGCACGCGATCATGAAACCGGAGGAACGCCTGAAAGCGGGCATTACAGATGGTTTGATCCGGATGAGTGTGGGCATCGAAGCAGTAGAAGATATCCTTGCGGACCTGAAACAGGCGCTTTCAGACGGATCCCGGTAA
- a CDS encoding serine hydrolase domain-containing protein, with product MIRFSYMFIIWVTLFFSCGSSKPVSEHRPVKMTDSTRWNTQQQTSFEKRLEKLRRRYHIPGISAGIVNEGQLVWKKGFGYADVEKKILPDEHTVYQIASVTKTFGAILLMQQAEAGKLSLEDPVNKYGINLGARWGSDPRIKLKHLMTHTAMGTSLNGFRPGYVFRYNGGWYGALGKAIEKASGRSFGALLREEITIPLNMKNTVPSTDDSAAFALMGYDKASFLKKVALPYDWKHRKLQPVQFRYGFNPGAGIMSNVTDLALYAVAIDERRFLSDSSWQRMLTPYTTPKGKTIQYGLGWFVKYYKGVKVIWHTGWWTGYSALFVKIPEKDLTLILLANSQDLSRPFYHIVKPIPGLGLGFFNPFRRNLNKTVKASKFAAAFLKYVAD from the coding sequence ATGATCAGATTCAGTTATATGTTTATCATATGGGTGACCCTGTTTTTTTCCTGCGGCAGCAGTAAGCCTGTTTCAGAACACAGACCCGTAAAAATGACTGACAGCACCCGCTGGAACACGCAACAGCAGACTTCCTTTGAGAAGCGGCTGGAAAAACTGCGCAGGCGGTACCACATTCCGGGCATTTCTGCAGGCATCGTAAATGAAGGACAGCTGGTATGGAAAAAGGGATTCGGTTACGCAGATGTAGAAAAAAAGATCCTGCCGGATGAGCACACCGTATACCAGATCGCTTCGGTTACAAAAACCTTTGGTGCGATCCTGCTGATGCAGCAGGCTGAAGCCGGGAAACTGAGTCTGGAAGATCCTGTAAACAAGTACGGGATCAATCTCGGCGCCCGGTGGGGCAGCGATCCGCGTATCAAATTAAAGCACCTGATGACACATACTGCTATGGGAACTTCTTTAAACGGATTCCGGCCCGGTTATGTGTTCCGGTATAACGGCGGCTGGTATGGTGCACTGGGAAAAGCTATTGAAAAAGCTTCCGGCCGCAGCTTTGGAGCCCTGTTGCGGGAAGAGATCACGATACCGCTGAACATGAAGAATACCGTACCCAGCACCGATGACAGCGCCGCTTTTGCATTGATGGGATATGATAAGGCATCCTTTTTAAAGAAGGTAGCCCTTCCTTACGACTGGAAACACCGGAAGCTGCAGCCGGTACAGTTCCGCTATGGGTTTAACCCCGGTGCGGGCATCATGAGCAATGTGACGGACCTGGCGCTTTATGCTGTTGCGATCGATGAGCGCCGTTTTCTTTCGGACAGCAGCTGGCAACGGATGCTGACACCTTATACCACACCCAAAGGGAAGACGATCCAGTACGGATTGGGATGGTTTGTGAAATATTATAAAGGAGTAAAGGTAATATGGCACACCGGGTGGTGGACGGGTTATTCCGCGCTCTTTGTGAAGATCCCTGAAAAAGACCTTACCTTGATCCTGCTGGCCAATTCCCAGGACCTCAGCCGTCCCTTTTATCATATCGTAAAACCCATCCCCGGTCTGGGCCTGGGGTTCTTCAATCCGTTCCGGCGCAACCTGAACAAGACAGTAAAGGCATCAAAATTTGCTGCAGCATTCCTGAAGTACGTGGCGGATTAA
- a CDS encoding helix-turn-helix domain-containing protein, which translates to MRHFFQTIILLGVVQGGIVSCLLFFSSRLRLPNRLLAVLIFLLALASSCLYGSYNGWFESKWLNLFSILFPMIMVMPMGPLLYFYVRAFLEPEFRIGKNERLQFLPVLIDLGSPLIAWVYVLGVSTRLLENNERVWGAAIDTYNVYSDIPRWISLTLYTFLTLRYLSVQKTKNLPGFRWLQQVAWAFVIFLCIWFVYLVPYVIPRYTDWMLDNLDWYPLYVPITLLIYWLGIKGYMVSWQQQVAEKKQEAAPLPEQLVHTAIGLLKKTMEQDRLYLNAALTLQMVAQHTGLTSKTISAVLNQHLRKNFNEFVNGYRVALFKERLLANGAEQLTFTGIANDCGFSSPATFQRVFKQIAGMSPSEFRKNYSSSGK; encoded by the coding sequence ATGAGACATTTTTTTCAGACAATTATTTTGCTTGGGGTGGTGCAGGGGGGTATTGTGAGCTGCCTTTTATTTTTTTCCTCCCGGCTGCGCTTGCCCAACCGGTTGCTGGCGGTACTGATCTTTTTGCTCGCGCTTGCCAGTTCCTGTTTATATGGATCCTATAATGGCTGGTTTGAATCAAAGTGGCTGAATTTATTTTCCATCCTGTTCCCGATGATCATGGTGATGCCGATGGGACCGCTGTTGTATTTTTACGTACGCGCTTTTCTGGAGCCGGAATTCCGGATCGGCAAAAACGAACGGTTGCAGTTCCTGCCGGTTCTTATTGATCTGGGCAGTCCGCTTATAGCCTGGGTATATGTGCTGGGGGTATCAACGAGGCTGCTCGAAAACAATGAACGGGTCTGGGGGGCAGCCATCGATACCTATAATGTCTATTCAGACATTCCCCGCTGGATATCCCTGACGCTGTATACTTTTCTTACACTGCGGTACCTTTCCGTTCAGAAAACAAAGAATTTACCGGGCTTCCGCTGGCTGCAGCAGGTTGCCTGGGCCTTTGTGATATTCCTTTGTATCTGGTTTGTTTACCTGGTACCCTATGTCATTCCCCGGTATACCGACTGGATGCTGGACAACCTGGACTGGTATCCGTTATATGTTCCCATTACTTTGCTGATTTACTGGCTGGGTATAAAAGGATATATGGTTTCCTGGCAGCAGCAGGTTGCGGAAAAAAAACAGGAAGCAGCCCCATTGCCCGAACAGCTGGTACATACAGCAATAGGGTTGTTAAAAAAGACCATGGAGCAGGACCGGCTTTACCTGAATGCCGCACTCACCCTTCAGATGGTGGCACAGCATACCGGACTGACCTCCAAAACCATTTCGGCCGTATTGAACCAGCACCTGCGGAAAAATTTTAACGAGTTCGTAAACGGGTACCGCGTGGCCCTGTTCAAGGAACGGCTGCTGGCCAACGGGGCGGAACAACTTACTTTTACAGGAATCGCCAACGACTGCGGGTTCAGCTCCCCGGCTACCTTTCAGCGGGTATTCAAACAGATCGCTGGTATGTCGCCCTCCGAATTCAGGAAAAATTATTCCTCATCAGGAAAATAA